One segment of Myxocyprinus asiaticus isolate MX2 ecotype Aquarium Trade chromosome 41, UBuf_Myxa_2, whole genome shotgun sequence DNA contains the following:
- the LOC127431790 gene encoding protein YAE1 homolog, whose amino-acid sequence MSWLKSVSSSEDVFEEDVDDISLQNKEWNYNMEKRAKDGFRDGSDAGKQASLQVGFNTGYREGAQKMRVIGQLKGIMSAVRCWCQVQLPGSPALASVTDMLLRVEIHEDKLVEAMRKAQERSPPSVAEMVDDMEDLNVKQSDRGAESGCCNKDGDCSGRDGANERCSNIKDTSEDSSRSSFSIGDNFEQLLKSCLDLVTELGLPEELKLHIQQLTDT is encoded by the exons ATGTCGTGGTTAAAATCAGTGTCATCCAGCGAAGATGTCTTCGAAGAGGATGTGGATGACATTAGTCTTCAAAACAAAGAATGGAATTACAACATGGAAAAACGCGCAAAG GATGGTTTCAGAGATGGAAGTGATGCAGGGAAACAAGCCTCACTGCAGGTTGGTTTCAACACGGGATACAGAGAAGGAGCCCAAAAAATGAGAGTCATCGGTCAACTTAAAGGAATCATGAG TGCTGTGCGGTGCTGGTGTCAAGTTCAGCTGCCTGGAAGCCCAGCTTTAGCATCTGTTACTGATATGCTCCTGAGAGTGGAGATACATGAGGACAAACTAGTGGAGGCCATGAGAAAAGCCCAGGAAAGGTCTCCACCCAGTGTGGCTGAGATGGTGGATGACATGGAGGACCTAAACGTCAAGCAAAGTGACCGGGGTGCAGAGTCTGGCTGCTGCAATAAGGATGGGGACTGTTCTGGGAGAGATGGAGCGAATGAGCGCTGCAGTAACATCAAAGACACGAGTGAAGACTCATCAAGGAGTTCTTTCTCTATAGGAGATAATTTTGAACAGCTGCTGAAGAGTTGCTTGGACTTAGTTACAGAATTAGGGCTGCCCGAAGAGCTAAAACTTCATATTCAGCAGCTCACAGACACATGA
- the LOC127431769 gene encoding FK506-binding protein 5-like, whose amino-acid sequence MGNSFDCCGQKSPCEHTEDETKGLLHNSESKTSTKAGTDAGTSQSSEEEERHKEETKPALEVVVTKQPNQEAQTLKAQSSYSTTISMLHTEVCHAAEVNHEVPPETIEARAEAGSSAIETTETKTEVVKEIQNITPEASEVPQDSTEAPAKAVASPLKEELDDLHESLEKVDIAAVPIDDTGVTATSPDSTVAPVEEVAVEETPVKEAPVVQVDAEKNSFEPETHVEFSAEEKMIQTEELKDTMDLKHEEAGPALNDMDISAVENSSAEPDSCILGQANELDVTEKSVTDVTTEEEPAKEATAEVEEKPLGDTCSEMSELKQENLEFSESQEHSQEVSSTLVDITNGFSSGIENGVVEDFSLLKSENEFIADVTVVEGVTQKYDTDQKLSEEPLDVEIEEKLSSKTSATSTYIDSTVKKDLPKVIDFVTDKNEKVTDQVKEATEPSQNGIDSTCESVPSSPIEKTRHTEPRSDFVAVEDTVEVKADVIALSETKSLEEVVQEGEETRPQQTEEEKEKQEEETFVAQENEGKEDTESSKTQKAEVIYSSHKVELIPMRETDVSVEEVVDDESADLYLGADEIEMGASKDKPSKPLLELTIPGLESRCSLAQAVDILAYSEQEWKGNTAKSALIRKGYSEMSSSFSALRQVRGDNYCALRATLYQVLVTSTEMPTWLQDEGFLLLPERIEAREHLIGGWVFPLECNLGSEKQDSVEKLKYYLELLKKKWQAAAAAESPEEKQSVVECVFQGGVEEYGLLEALKFLMLAKAIELHHNMVSDQEVPVFCWLLFARDTSENPQTLLTNHLSQIGFSGGVEQVEMFLLGYALQHTIQAFRLYMTDTEEFVTHYPDDHKHKWPCVCIVTEDDRHYNVPVRRTVQHQQRADIMMP is encoded by the exons ATGGGGAACAGTTTtgactgttgtggacaaaaaagcCCATGTGAACACACTGAGGATGAGACTAAAGGTTTATTACACAACTCTGAATCAAAGACATCAACCAAAGCCGGAACAGATGCAGGCACCAGTCAAAGCTCAGAAGAGGAGGAAAG GCATAAAgaagaaacaaaaccagcactGGAAGTTGTTGTAACCAAGCAGCCAAATCAAGAAGCTCAAACTCTTAAAGCACAGAGTTCTTACTCGACAACAATATCGATGTTACACACAGAAGTCTGTCATGCTGCTGAAGTTAATCACGAAGTCCCACCTGAAACAATAGAGGCACGAGCAGAGGCTGGGAGCTCAGCTATAGAAACgacagaaacaaagactgaaGTCGTAAAGGAAATCCAAAACATTACACCTGAAGCCTCAGAGGTTCCTCAAGACTCAACTGAAGCACCTGCGAAGGCTGTTGCCTCACCATTGAAAGAGGAGCTTGATGATCTGCATGAGTCGCTTGAAAAAGTAGACATCGCAGCTGTGCCGATAGATGATACAGGTGTAACTGCAACAAGTCCTGACTCCACAGTTGCACCTGTTGAGGAGGTAGCTGTTGAGGAAACACCTGTTAAGGAGGCACCTGTTGTTCAGGTAGATGCTGAGAAGAACTCCTTTGAGCCAGAAACACATGTGGAGTTCTCAGCTGAGGAGAAAATGATCCAAACTGAGGAACTGAAAGACACCATGGATTTGAAACATGAAGAGGCTGGCCCAGCTCTTAATGACATGGATATTTCAGCAGTAGAGAATAGCAGCGCAGAACCTGACTCATGCATTTTAGGTCAGGCAAATGAGTTGGATGTTACTGAGAAAAGTGTAACTGATGTGACCACTGAAGAAGAGCCCGCTAAGGAGGCAACAGCTGAAGTGGAAGAGAAACCTTTAGGGGATACCTGTTCTGAAATGTCAGAATTGAAGCAAGAAAACCTAGAATTCTCTGAATCTCAGGAACATTCACAGGAAGTTTCCTCCACATTGGTGGATATCACTAATGGATTCTCTTCTGGCATTGAGAATGGTGTAGTGGAGGACTTTAGCCTTCTTAAAAGTGAGAATGAATTCATTGCTGATGTCACCGTTGTGGAAGGGGTGACTCAAAAATATGATACAGACCAGAAACTGAGTGAGGAGCCCTTAGATGTTGAGATTGAGGAAAAACTGTCATCTAAAACCTCTGCAACCTCTACATATATTGacag CACTGTCAAGAAGGACTTACCTAAAGTAATAGATTTTGTGACAGACAAGAATGAAAAGGTTACAGACCAGGTGAAAGAGGCCACAGAACCCAGTCAAAATGGCATTGACTCCACATGTGAGTCTGTGCCCTCAAGTCCCATTGAGAAAACCAGACACACTGAGCCAAGGAG TGATTTTGTTGCTGTTGAAGACACTGTAGAGGTCAAAGCTGATGTTATTGCGCTAAGCGAGACAAAATCACTGGAGGAAGTCGTACAAGAAGGTGAAGAAACCAGACCTCAGCAAACAGAAGAGGAAAAGGAAAAGCAGGAAGAGGAAACTTTTGTTGCCCAGGAAAATGAAGGAAAAGAAGACACAGAAAGCTCTAAGACCCAAAAAGCAGAGGTCATTTACAGCAGTCATAAAGTGGAGTTGATACCTATGAGGGAGACAGATGTGAGCGTGGAAGAAGTAGTGGACGATGA GAGTGCAGACCTGTATCTGGGAGCTGATGAGATAGAAATGGGGGCCAGTAAAGACAAGCCATCAAAACCACTGCTTGAGCTCACAA TTCCTGGTTTAGAGTCCAGATGTAGCTTAGCACAAGCTGTGGACATACTGGCCTACAGTGAGCAAGAATGGAAGGGCAACACAGCCAAGAGTGCTCTGATCAGAAAG GGCTACAGTGAGATGTCTTCTAGCTTTAGCGCTCTGAGGCAAGTAAGAGGAGATAACTACTGTGCCCTACGAGCCACACTGTACCAGGTGCTGGTGACCAGCACAGAAATGCCCACCTGGCTGCAGGATGAAGGCTTTCTATTG TTGCCAGAGAGGATTGAAGCTCGGGAGCATCTGATTGGTGGATGGGTGTTTCCCCTAGAGTGCAACTTGGGAAGTGAAAAGCAGGATTCCGTAGAGAAGCTGAAATATTATCTGGAGCTCCTTAAAAAGAAG TGGCAGGCAGCAGCAGCTGCTGAGAGCCCTGAGGAGAAGCAGAGTGTGGTTGAGTGCGTGTTTCAAGGTGGTGTGGAAGAGTATGGTCTTCTGGAAGCACTCAAGTTTCTGATGCTGGCCAAAGCCATTGAGCTTCATCACAACATGGTGTCGGATCAAGAAGTGCCTGTGTTCTGCTGGCTCCTTTTTGCCCGCGACACATCAGAAAACCCACAAACCCTCCTGACCAATCACCTGAGCCAGATTGGCTTCTCCGGAGGGGTAGAACAG GTGGAGATGTTTCTATTGGGCTATGCCTTACAGCACACCATTCAAGCCTTCCGTCTGTACATGACAGACACAGAGGAGTTTGTCACACATTACCCAGATGACCACAAGCATAAGTGGCCCTGCGTTTGCATCGTGACAGAGGACGATCGCCATTACAACGTTCCGGTCAGGAGGACCGTTCAACACCAGCAAAGAGCCGATATCATGATGCCCTGA